The segment GTGGCCGTGCTCCTGGGAGCCATTGTCGGGCCGCTGGCAGGGCTGGTGCTGTGGTCGGTTGCCGAGCGCTGGCACTGGCCGGCGCTGTTGCCCCAGCAGGTCGGACTGAAGTATTGGGCCCGCATCACCCAGGGAGATCTGCTGGCCGCCCTCACCCGCGGCGTGGCGATAGCATCGGTGACCACCGTGGCGGCTCTGGTAACCGCAATCCCGGTCTCCTACGGGGCCGCCAGGGCGCGCCTGCCGCTGGGCCCGGTGTTGCTCATGCTGTTCCTTCTGCCCCAGGCCTTTCCGCAGTTGCCGGTTTTCGCCAGCGCCGCGGTGCTGTTCTACCGCTGGAACCTGGCGGGCACGTATGCAGGCGTCGTGCTGATCCACCTGGTCGGCGGGCTGGTCTACGCCGTTTGGACAATGACCGCCGTCTTCCGCGCGATAGGGGAGGACATTGAGGAGGCGGCCATAAATCTCGGCGCCTCGGTTACGCGGACGTTCTTCCGGATCTCGCTGCCGCTGGCGCTGCCGGGCGTGGTGGCCAGTTCGATCCTGGTCTTCATATACTCGCTGGATGAGTTCACCGGAACCCTGCTGGTGGGCGCACCGTACGTCACTACGCTGCCCGTCTACATGTACACAGCGAGCCTGGGATATGAACTCCAGATTGCCTCGGTCACCGCGCTCGTCCTGATGGTGCCCGGGGTGCTCCTCCTGGTGCTCATGGAACGCTTCCTGCGGGCCGAATACCTGGCGTTCTTTGGGCGCCTGTGAGCGCGCCCGGAGTGTGATCTGGTCGGAGGGTGACATAGAACGATGCACGTTCGCGTCGAAGACCTAACCAAGCGGTACGGACAGGTCACCGCGCTGGACGGCGTGAGCCAGACCTTCCCGTCGGGCGCCCTGACCGCGGTGGTCGGCCCCTCGGGGTGCGGCAAGACCACGCTACTGCGCTGCCTGGCCGGATTCGTGGCCCCGGACCGCGGCCGGCTCTGGATGGGTGATCGGGACGTTACGCACACGCAGCCCCAATCGCGCGACGCGGCCATGGTCTTTCAGAGCTATGCCCTTTGGCCCCACATGACGGTCTTTGAGAACCTGGCCTTTGCCCTGCGACTGCGCAAGGTCTCCCGCGGCGATGTCGGGCGGAGGGTGCGTGAGGCGCTGGACCTGGTAGAACTCGACCGCGTGCCCGGGATAGAGGATCGGAGGCCCCGCCAGCTCTCGGGCGGGCAGCAGCAGCGCGTGGCCCTTGCCCGGGCCATCGTCGTGCGGCCGCAGGTGCTGTTGCTGGACGAACCGCTCAGCAACCTGGACGCGAAAATCCGCCACCGCGTGCGCGTCGAGATCCGGGCGCTTCAGCGCCGGACAGGCATCACCGCCATCTACGTCACCCACGACCAGGAAGAGGCGATGAGCATCGCGGACATGGTCGTGGTCATGGAGGGCGGGCGCGTTGCGCAGGCAGGCCGTCCCGAAGAGGTGTATGCGCGACCCAAGAGCCCATTTGTGGCGGAGTTCCTGGGCTCCACGAACGTGCTTGCGGCGGTGATGGATCCCGATGGCCGGATCCTGCCATCCGCGGCCGGCTCGCTCATCTTCCGCGCGGAGGACATTCAACTGGCATCGCCGCGGGAACCGGCGCCCGCGGGCTCGGCCTGGGTGGATGGTGAGATTGTGGATGTGCTCTTCCTGGGGGCGGGATACCGCGCGTACGTGCGGGTGGGCGAAGAGGTGATAATGGCGGATAACCGCACCCCGATGCCGCGCGGAGCCGTGCGCGCGGTGATTCGCCTGGAGAAGGTGTTCGCGTTCGGTAGGGACTAGAACAGGCCCCACCCGGGTACACGGACCCATGGGACCGCATACCCACGGGGCCACATACCATGGGTAGGGCGTTCTGCGGCGCGCCAGGCGTGGCCTTGGCCGACTTCGGAATCACTGCCGCGTCGCGTGCGTTCTATCTATTGTGTATTGTTCTGGGCTAACGGTCGGGCGCATGGAAGGCAGGGGGTTCAAACGGTGAGCGGAAGTCGTGGAGAGCGGGCCTACTCGCTCATAGAGCTTGTGGTCGTGTTATCCTTGGTGGGCATCCTGCTCTCGCTGGCCGTTCATAGCATTCGCCTGGCCGCCGCCCGCGAGGAGATTGACGGGTGGGTCCGCGGCGTCGCGGCCGACCTCAGCTCCGGGCAGCAGGACGCGATCACCCGGCGGGCTAGCGTGCGGGCGACGTTCATGGATCAAACGTACACGATCGCCGTGGACGGCGGTGCGATCCTCCGGCAGGAGATCCTGCCCGGGCACATCACGTTTGGGTCCCCGCAGCAGCAGGTGGTCTTCGACCGCAGGGGCGTACCTTCGGCACCGCTGACGCTGACGGTAAGCAGCATCTCCACAGGGCGGTCATACACCATTCAGGTGGCAGGCGGCACAGGCAGGGTGAGCTACAGTGAGCAGTAGGAGGAACCGGGGCGGCTTCACCCTCATAGAGGTGGTCGTTGCCGTGGCCGTTCTGGGAGTGATGGCCACCACCGTGCTGGGAGGGGTTCTCTTCAGCCTGACCCAGTCGCGCAGGGCCCAAATTCGGGCACAGGCCGCGGCCTGGGTGCAGTCGGAGCTGGACTTCCTGCGGGTCCAGGGCTACGGGATTCCGGTCACGACGGCGCCGCGCCGGTTCCCGGACACCACTCAGCCCAACGAAGGGTACATTGACTACGCGAATCTGCTTGAGCCCCGCGTTCCGGCCGGGTTCTATCAGGCCGAAGTAGAGGTGACCCCGGTCTCCGGCATACCGCTCAAGCGGCTTGTGGTGCGGCTGTATCAGACGCCGACCTCGCAGCCATACACAATCCTGGTGACCTATGTGTCGAACTTCACCTACCAGTAGGGCCCCGACCAGGATGCCGGCGCAGGGGCAGGGGCCGGCGGGCGTACTCCGGGGTCAGGCCGGGACCACCCTGGTCGAGATGCTGGTTGCCATCCTCGTGATGGCTATTGTGATCGGGACGATGTCGGTGCTGGTGGGCGCAGCGGTGCGCGGCAAGATGATCGTCGCCGTGCGTACCGCCGATACCGAGTCGGCGCGGCAGACCCTGGAGTGGATGTCCGAACGGCTGCGCAACGCCGGCCTGAACGTCTATCCAAACGCCCAGGTGGAGCTGCGCTGCAGGGACATGGTGGTGGCGGAGGACTCCGGCCTTCGCCCCCGGTCGGGAAGCGTCCATGTGAGCGGCGAGATCTTGAACTCGGACCTCGTCGCGGGCAACGAGGTCATCACTCTGGGCTACCGCCTCGAGAACGGCGTGGTCGTAGAGGAGATGGCTCCGTGCTCCGTGGCCTGGAACTCCTCCACCGTCTCCTCGTCCGCGGTCTCTAACCCGCGCATCCCTGTGACCTCGCTGGTGTTCAGGTACTTCGCGCGCACGGGCGATCTGATTCCCGTCCCCTCTGGCGGGCAGATCACCGACCCGGAGCAGGTCCGCGGCATCCGGCTCATCGAGGTCACGCTGACCGTCCAGGGAGAAGAAGGCACGTCCGGCGCGCAGACACAGACCTTCACGCGCCTGGTCATGTTGCGCAATCCCCGGCCCGACGTGAACAACTGGATAAGCCCATCGGAGACGAATCCGCCATGAAAACCGCAAGCAGCATCGAGCGGGGCGCGGCCCTGCTCTCCACGATCCTCGTACTCACCTCGTACTCACGCTGATCATGATAGTTACCGCTGCCGTGATGATCGTGGTCAGGTCCGACCTGGCGGCGGGAATCCGCCAGCAGCAGGCCGTGCAGGTCTTCAACGTGGCCGAGGCCGGCCTTCACTACGCCATCGCCCGCATGCAGGCCCTCGGCCCGGCTTCCGCCACCTACACCGGCGAGGCCGCGGCTGTGCCCATCAGCACCGACGGAACCGCTGGCGGGGCAGTAGGCTTCGCCGCGATCACCGTCAGGTGTCTGGACACCACGATCCCTACCGGCACCGGCTGCACCCAGAACTCCGCCTACCGGCGGATTCGGTCCGAGGGCCGTCTCTCCACCCCGGGTCCCACGCGTGTGGTAAGCGCGATAGTTGAGGGCACGACCTCTTCCACCAGCAACTACGCCATCTGTGCCTACGACGGTGTCAACCTCGATCAGGGCGTGAGGATCTACGGCGACGTGGGCAGCAACGGCAACATCACCCTGGCCCGGGGAGGCACACCGTCAAAGGTCTGTGACTCCAACGCCGGCGGCGCCTGTCCGGCACCGGTGCCGGCCCCGGCGCAGGGTTACTCCGGGAGCGTCTACGCGGCGGGCTCGATTACCTGCGGCGGCGGCGCCTGCACCTCGGCGCAGATCGAAGGGACCCTTGCGCCCAACCAACCGGCAGGGTCGGTCTGCCCGGCCGTGACGCTTGCCCCTCCTTCGTCGGCGGGTGCCAGCCCCCTCACTGTGGCCGCGGGTACCACCGTAACGCTCGATCCGTCGGTGAACTACGGCGACGTGACCCTGGCCTCATCCGGTACCAGTGTCTGCCCGGCCGACGTATCCCAGCGCGCTACGCTGATCATAGACTCCGGCACTGATCCCAGCGCCACCGTCACGGTGCGTATGCGCCGGCTCTGGGTCGGCAAGTGCGCCCGCCTGGTGATCACCGGATCAGGAAGGGTGGCGCTCTGGCTGCTGGAGCCCGAATCCAACCCTGCCAGCGCGGCCAGGCAGGCGCTCAAGGCAGAGCAGTTGTCCGTCTTCGGATCTACCACAACCGGAGCGACCCCCTCTGCAATCACCGGCGACCGGTTCACGATCAACGTCCTGTCCAACAAGCCGAATGGAGACGCGGGCGACTGTCTGGCCGGGGATGCCACGTGCGGCGCCGTGCACTTCAACCAATCCGGGCTGATCTCCGGGACCTTCATCGTGCCGGGCGGCGGCTTCGAGCTGGACCAGGCGCAGCTCACCAACGGCGCCATCCTCTCGTATCAGATGCAGTTCGACCAGAATACCGACTTCTACTGGGATCCGGCATCGAGGATCGGCGGAGGGGGCCTTGCCAACTTCGACCGGCTGAAGACCTGGAAAGATCAATAGGGGTTGGTGCGGAAGGGGAGATTTGAACTCCCACGAGCTTTTGGCCCACAGGCTCCTGAGGCCTGCGCGTCTGCCAATTCCGCCACTTCCGCACGCATCTAGTGCAAAATCCAAAATCAAGGATAGCCAGCCAACCGCGGTGCTGTCAAGGACGCGGCAGGTGCCGCTCTATGCCGCTGGACAAGCAGGCGGCGCTGGTGCTATTGCAGGGTCGAGGGGCGAGAGATGAGCGCGTTAGGCACGCTCTACCTTGTGGCGACGCCGATCGGCAACCTGGAGGACATTACGGGCCGCGCGGTGCGCGTGCTGCGCGAGGCCAGCGTGGTCGCGTGCGAGGACACGCGTCACACGCGCGGCCTGCTGGCCCACCTGGGGATCCGGACGCCGACGCTCAGTCTCCACGAGCACAACGAGCGCGCCCGCATCCCGCAGATCCTGGGCCTGCTGCGCGAGGGCAGGAGCGTGGCCGTGGTGTCCGATGCCGGCACGCCCGCGATCTCCGACCCAGGTACTCGGTTGGTGGCCGCGGCTGTGCAGGGCGGGTTCGAGGTAGTGCCGGTCCCAGGCGCGAGCGCCGTGACCGCGGTCGTGCCCCTGGCCGACTTCCGGGCGGATCGGTTCGCCTTCATAGGATTCCTCCCGGCCAAGGCCGGCGAGCGGCGGCGCGTCCTTGCCGCGCTGGCCCAGTTGCCGATGGCCCTTGTGCTGTTTGAGGGCCCGCACCGCGTGCGCGACACGCTGGCCGACATCGAGTCGGTATTGGGCCCGCGCCGGGTGGTGCTGGC is part of the Armatimonadota bacterium genome and harbors:
- a CDS encoding prepilin-type N-terminal cleavage/methylation domain-containing protein; translated protein: MSSRRNRGGFTLIEVVVAVAVLGVMATTVLGGVLFSLTQSRRAQIRAQAAAWVQSELDFLRVQGYGIPVTTAPRRFPDTTQPNEGYIDYANLLEPRVPAGFYQAEVEVTPVSGIPLKRLVVRLYQTPTSQPYTILVTYVSNFTYQ
- the rsmI gene encoding 16S rRNA (cytidine(1402)-2'-O)-methyltransferase; this translates as MSALGTLYLVATPIGNLEDITGRAVRVLREASVVACEDTRHTRGLLAHLGIRTPTLSLHEHNERARIPQILGLLREGRSVAVVSDAGTPAISDPGTRLVAAAVQGGFEVVPVPGASAVTAVVPLADFRADRFAFIGFLPAKAGERRRVLAALAQLPMALVLFEGPHRVRDTLADIESVLGPRRVVLARELTKVHEEVLRGTAAEVRAALSAAPRGEVTLLVEGADEGSVAGAGEAVIAAGSSPSGGRAQERASPKEFAARLVAQGLSRRDAAKALAEAYGLPSRDAYKIASGVV
- a CDS encoding ABC transporter ATP-binding protein — translated: MHVRVEDLTKRYGQVTALDGVSQTFPSGALTAVVGPSGCGKTTLLRCLAGFVAPDRGRLWMGDRDVTHTQPQSRDAAMVFQSYALWPHMTVFENLAFALRLRKVSRGDVGRRVREALDLVELDRVPGIEDRRPRQLSGGQQQRVALARAIVVRPQVLLLDEPLSNLDAKIRHRVRVEIRALQRRTGITAIYVTHDQEEAMSIADMVVVMEGGRVAQAGRPEEVYARPKSPFVAEFLGSTNVLAAVMDPDGRILPSAAGSLIFRAEDIQLASPREPAPAGSAWVDGEIVDVLFLGAGYRAYVRVGEEVIMADNRTPMPRGAVRAVIRLEKVFAFGRD
- a CDS encoding prepilin-type N-terminal cleavage/methylation domain-containing protein, with the translated sequence MSGSRGERAYSLIELVVVLSLVGILLSLAVHSIRLAAAREEIDGWVRGVAADLSSGQQDAITRRASVRATFMDQTYTIAVDGGAILRQEILPGHITFGSPQQQVVFDRRGVPSAPLTLTVSSISTGRSYTIQVAGGTGRVSYSEQ
- a CDS encoding ABC transporter permease subunit — its product is MLALALRAALVAVLLGAIVGPLAGLVLWSVAERWHWPALLPQQVGLKYWARITQGDLLAALTRGVAIASVTTVAALVTAIPVSYGAARARLPLGPVLLMLFLLPQAFPQLPVFASAAVLFYRWNLAGTYAGVVLIHLVGGLVYAVWTMTAVFRAIGEDIEEAAINLGASVTRTFFRISLPLALPGVVASSILVFIYSLDEFTGTLLVGAPYVTTLPVYMYTASLGYELQIASVTALVLMVPGVLLLVLMERFLRAEYLAFFGRL